The following coding sequences are from one Triticum aestivum cultivar Chinese Spring chromosome 5A, IWGSC CS RefSeq v2.1, whole genome shotgun sequence window:
- the LOC123103479 gene encoding uncharacterized protein, whose translation MMEAAAATMLEAGVGRFRGPSLAALLAEMWAPLAVALAALATLPSLLGRLQVLILRLRSRGKEVISSHISTYYSSGDDESDSDGEGEDEDESSDEAATSSSGEEEEAVRRIGYFEGAADGLDGCFPWGGAVVRTWQDLPRRFSAVGCGGGARFPSGGRVQAVRLWGASTASGEGSGQAWWDADDSGRGAAAEAAPVVLGWRREHAMRRRQRPLRILPSEQ comes from the coding sequence ATGATGGAGGCGGCCGCGGCGACGATGCTGGAGGCCGGAGTGGGGCGGTTCCGGGGGCCGAGCCTCGCGGCGCTGCTTGCGGAGATGTGGGCGCCGCTGGCCGTGGCGCTGGCGGCGCTCGCGACGCTGCCCAGCCTGCTCGGCAGGCTGCAGGTGCTCATCCTCCGCCTCCGCTCCCGCGGGAAGGAGGTCATCTCCTCGCACATCTCCACCTACTACTCCTCCGGCGACGACGAGTCGGACTCCGACggcgagggcgaggacgaggacgagagcTCCGATGAGGCGGCCACCAGctcgtccggcgaggaggaggaggccgtgagGAGGATCGGGTACTTCGAGGGCGCCGCCGACGGCCTCGACGGCTGCTTCCCGTGGGGCGGCGCCGTCGTGCGGACGTGGCAGGACCTGCCGCGGCGGTTCTCCGCCGTCGGCTGCGGGGGAGGAGCCAGGTTCCCTTCCGGAGGGCGTGTCCAGGCGGTGAGGCTGTGGGGCGCCAGCACGGCGAGCGGGGAGGGAAGTGGCCAGGCGTGGTGGGACGCCGATGACAGCGGCCGTGGGGCGGCCGCAGAGGCGGCGCCGGTGGTCCTCGGGTGGCGGCGCGAGCACGCGATGCGGAGGCGGCAGCGGCCCCTCCGCATCCTGCCCTCGGAGCagtaa